A stretch of the Lytechinus variegatus isolate NC3 chromosome 5, Lvar_3.0, whole genome shotgun sequence genome encodes the following:
- the LOC121415578 gene encoding transcription termination factor MTERF9, chloroplastic-like isoform X1 — MSFRYLAMEVFLYRVPVLFRRTATVLFNLGLQPRYNQNLVWGSTRVLCDVIVQPARTFCIDSVVSDLKRVKLSESLPCIRATSERKSYGIYRTAIRTCSSEAVSKRRVIPNEASKQYLASIGLDCDRLQKSRPTVLKQNVNSLQQHVNLLRSLGLSDSDIVNIIYKEASFLRKDVKSVYELVEYLKNIGLKDSEVANIFQRAPRFFTTPETVMDNVEYMKYLDVTDKNICYTLIYTPSMFYRVQGGVERVASYLKQVMMEENFVGDHNRVIRYIMRNDPALFIRQVSELENNVKFLKQSGFHGEDLISIIRYCPSSVRIGTEFLKSRLEYLQKHLSLTNNALKDLIRRHPQLLHASVETIQSHIDLVLELGFTTADMVKTPRIFARSLSSIRSRYEELIEVGCKPNLGSFIYSKERHQEIVQKFKMNQRKKNRSEEVSN; from the exons ATGTCTTTCAGATATTT GGCAATGGAAGTTTTCCTTTATCGGGTGCCTGTCTTATTCAGGCGAACAGCTACAGTTTTATTCAACCTTGGTCTTCAACCAAGGTACAATCAGAATCTTGTTTGGGGATCAACTAGAGTGCTCTGTGATGTTATCGTTCAGCCAGCAAGAACTTTTTGCATTGATTCAGTTGTATCAGATTTAAAGAGAGTAAAACTTTCTGAGTCACTTCCTTGCATCAGGGCAACATCTGAAAGGAAATCCTATGGGATCTATAGGACCGCTATCAGGACATGTTCCAGTGAAGCCGTGAGCAAGCGTCGTGTGATTCCCAACGAAGCAAGCAAGCAGTACTTAGCCAGCATAGGTCTCGACTGTGACAGGTTACAGAAGTCCCGTCCTACTGTGCTAAAGCAGAATGTGAACAGTCTACAGCAACATGTAAACCTCCTCAGGAGTCTTGGTCTGAGCGATTCAGACATTGTCAACATCATCTACAAGGAAGCCTCATTCCTGAGGAAAGATGTGAAGTCTGTGTATGAGTTGGTAGAGTACTTGAAGAACATCGGTCTGAAGGACAGTGAGGTGGCCAACATCTTTCAGAGGGCACCCCGTTTTTTCACCACACCTGAGACTGTCATGGACAATGTGGAGTATATGAAGTACCTTGATGTCACAGACAAGAATATCTGCTACACCCTGATCTACACTCCATCTATGTTCTACAGGGTTCAAGGTGGGGTTGAGCGGGTAGCTTCATACCTCAAGCAAGTCATGATGGAGGAAAATTTTGTGGGAGACCATAACCGTGTCATCCGTTACATCATGAGGAATGATCCAGCCCTTTTCATCCGTCAGGTTTCTGAATTGGAGAACAATGTGAAGTTTCTCAAGCAATCTGGATTTCATGGAGAGGACTTGATATCAATCATTCGTTACTGTCCTAGTTCTGTGCGCATTGGAACCGAGTTCCTCAAGTCGCGCCTGGAATATCTCCAGAAGCATCTGTCTTTGACCAATAATGCATTGAAAGACCTCATTCGAAGGCATCCTCAGTTGCTTCATGCCAGTGTAGAAACAATACAATCTCATATTGATCTTGTTCTTGAACTAGGTTTCACAACAGCGGATATGGTTAAAACGCCTAGAATCTTTGCTCGTAGTCTGAGCTCCATCAGATCCCGATATGAAGAACTAATTGAAGTTGGATGCAAGCCTAATCTTGGTTCATTCATTTACTCCAAAGAGAGGCATCAGGAGATTGTGCAAAAATTCAAGATGAACCAACGCAAGAAAAACAGGAGTGAAGAAGTTAGTAACTGA
- the LOC121415578 gene encoding transcription termination factor MTERF9, chloroplastic-like isoform X2: protein MEVFLYRVPVLFRRTATVLFNLGLQPRYNQNLVWGSTRVLCDVIVQPARTFCIDSVVSDLKRVKLSESLPCIRATSERKSYGIYRTAIRTCSSEAVSKRRVIPNEASKQYLASIGLDCDRLQKSRPTVLKQNVNSLQQHVNLLRSLGLSDSDIVNIIYKEASFLRKDVKSVYELVEYLKNIGLKDSEVANIFQRAPRFFTTPETVMDNVEYMKYLDVTDKNICYTLIYTPSMFYRVQGGVERVASYLKQVMMEENFVGDHNRVIRYIMRNDPALFIRQVSELENNVKFLKQSGFHGEDLISIIRYCPSSVRIGTEFLKSRLEYLQKHLSLTNNALKDLIRRHPQLLHASVETIQSHIDLVLELGFTTADMVKTPRIFARSLSSIRSRYEELIEVGCKPNLGSFIYSKERHQEIVQKFKMNQRKKNRSEEVSN from the coding sequence ATGGAAGTTTTCCTTTATCGGGTGCCTGTCTTATTCAGGCGAACAGCTACAGTTTTATTCAACCTTGGTCTTCAACCAAGGTACAATCAGAATCTTGTTTGGGGATCAACTAGAGTGCTCTGTGATGTTATCGTTCAGCCAGCAAGAACTTTTTGCATTGATTCAGTTGTATCAGATTTAAAGAGAGTAAAACTTTCTGAGTCACTTCCTTGCATCAGGGCAACATCTGAAAGGAAATCCTATGGGATCTATAGGACCGCTATCAGGACATGTTCCAGTGAAGCCGTGAGCAAGCGTCGTGTGATTCCCAACGAAGCAAGCAAGCAGTACTTAGCCAGCATAGGTCTCGACTGTGACAGGTTACAGAAGTCCCGTCCTACTGTGCTAAAGCAGAATGTGAACAGTCTACAGCAACATGTAAACCTCCTCAGGAGTCTTGGTCTGAGCGATTCAGACATTGTCAACATCATCTACAAGGAAGCCTCATTCCTGAGGAAAGATGTGAAGTCTGTGTATGAGTTGGTAGAGTACTTGAAGAACATCGGTCTGAAGGACAGTGAGGTGGCCAACATCTTTCAGAGGGCACCCCGTTTTTTCACCACACCTGAGACTGTCATGGACAATGTGGAGTATATGAAGTACCTTGATGTCACAGACAAGAATATCTGCTACACCCTGATCTACACTCCATCTATGTTCTACAGGGTTCAAGGTGGGGTTGAGCGGGTAGCTTCATACCTCAAGCAAGTCATGATGGAGGAAAATTTTGTGGGAGACCATAACCGTGTCATCCGTTACATCATGAGGAATGATCCAGCCCTTTTCATCCGTCAGGTTTCTGAATTGGAGAACAATGTGAAGTTTCTCAAGCAATCTGGATTTCATGGAGAGGACTTGATATCAATCATTCGTTACTGTCCTAGTTCTGTGCGCATTGGAACCGAGTTCCTCAAGTCGCGCCTGGAATATCTCCAGAAGCATCTGTCTTTGACCAATAATGCATTGAAAGACCTCATTCGAAGGCATCCTCAGTTGCTTCATGCCAGTGTAGAAACAATACAATCTCATATTGATCTTGTTCTTGAACTAGGTTTCACAACAGCGGATATGGTTAAAACGCCTAGAATCTTTGCTCGTAGTCTGAGCTCCATCAGATCCCGATATGAAGAACTAATTGAAGTTGGATGCAAGCCTAATCTTGGTTCATTCATTTACTCCAAAGAGAGGCATCAGGAGATTGTGCAAAAATTCAAGATGAACCAACGCAAGAAAAACAGGAGTGAAGAAGTTAGTAACTGA